AGGTAGAAACATGGAAGCGTCGGCAAACTCCAAACTGTCAAACATACCATTGGATGCAGAAATTAAGTGCTCAGTTGCAGTACAATTCATACTCTGTCCTACATCTTCTGGATCCAAGAAATCGTTGATTTCAAGGAACTCCTCCTCAGCATCCTGACCGTCATAACTGGCCAACCCTGACACAGATCGCAGCGCACTTGTTTCTTCAGTGCAATCTGTTTCCCAATTCAATGGCATGTTGGTGAGGGCAGACTGTGTAATTTGATTACTGGGCTCCGATCGTGGATCAAGATCTCTGTTTTCTTGCACTGCAGAAGAAGGATCTACAGAGTTGAATGTAGCACCGTGACATCCATGGAAATCTCCAGAGCCAACCTATGTAAGCCAATGTAACTTAAGATTCATAAACTGGACAACAGATATATAATACAATGTTCCAAAAAGCGAAAGCATAAGCGGAGCGGAAGCCCACAGCTTAGAGCAATGGGCGCTTAAGCGTTTTTTTTAATAGGTAAGAATTTGACTGCTTTTGAATAATATACAAAGGAAAATAGGAAACATAGCACATAGCTAATTGAAATAGCATAAAAAATGTAGTTCACACCATAGCAAATATGTATCAGGTTCACACAGCAAGTAAAATAACAACTAAAATGCAGCTCAGTTCAAACAGACATAGCCTAATAGAgatgagagaattccttatttaacaccgtCTTAAAATTTGTTGCCTTATTTGACACTGAAAAACTTTTTCTTCCTTATATAACACCGAGTCTAAATTTTATGCTCTTTATGACACTATCGTCCATTTTGAGTCTTAATGGTGTTAAATGACACATGAAAAGACCTATTTGCCTCTCATGTGATATGTGATCAAAATTTTACGCGTATGTGTGTCCGGCCGACTCGTTTTGTGCCTCGGTCCCTACCTTGACGGTGTTGTAGCCATGTGCTTTCCGGCGTACAAGCGTACGAGGCTAGCTCGAGTTTTTTCCAAGCTAATGGGTTCCGCCGAGACGTAGATGGTCATGTGCACGTACACACCAAGAAACAAGCAGGCAGACAGGTGGGTCGATTCTAGTTGGACGTGTACTGCTATACGTTCTGGACGAAGCTAGCTAAGCAGACGATCTCTCGCTTGATTGATTCTACGTTGGCTGGCTAGTTAACCAAGCTAGCGATATTATCACGGCGACTACACAAACACACGAGGCGGTTGATGGCCACATGATCGTGTCGGTCCTGTTTATTTTCTTTTGTTCAATATCAACTCTATTAACTTACTGATATGTTGTGTACTACTATCGATTGTGTACAGGCACTAACTATTTTCACACAAAAAATGTACAAGCACTGATCCAAACAGAGTGACATGATGAAGCTAAACTACCACATGACAATTTTAGTCACAAATCACATTGAGGGCAAATAGGTCTTTTCGGGTGCCGTTAAGGCTTAAAATGGATAAAAGTGTCGTAAAGGGCATAAAATTTAGAAACGATGTCAGTTAGGGAAGAAAAAGTTTTTCGGTGTCAAATAGGGAAACAACATTTAAAACAGTGTCATATAAGTAAGTTTCTCAATAGAGATCATGTGGCCAGAATCTGTAGTCCCCGAACAGATCCCAATAATAAGATAAATGGCATATTGCCATTATTGCACAAGCAGCCAAGCAGCAGTAGTTCAAAAACAGCCAAATATATTAAAAAACACTTAATCTACTGCTTAGGGCCAAAGCGAAGCATTTTGCTCAGCGCTTGAGCGTCGCTTAAAAACGCTTTCTTGAACACTGATATAACAGCTTATGCATGTTACTTCAAATTCTGACTCTGATGTCTTTTAGGGATATAGCATATTCTCAAATACTGATCAAACCCAAAAACTCATTTTGTGTCTTCAAGTTTTGTAATTGTGTGAGGATGAAGGCAGAAGTAACAACCAATTATGACAAATGCAGAAGACAAATTAGCAGTTACACAAGTACGCAACATGTCGAGCATTCCAGATTTTTCAATCATTTAAAGGATGAGTAGTACATAGACTATAGAGAACAAAACACACCTGATGGAACTCATGACGAGGAACTGGTGTGGAGAAATCTGCCAGTGGTTGGACATTTCCCTGGTCATTCTCTAATTGCAACAGAAGCCCTTCAATATCCTCATAGGGAAGCTCGGTGACAGTACATCCTGAAGCGTCCACAACGCCATTACTAGTGGCATAATCCGCAACACTAATCTCCTCCATGTTGGCATTGGGCCAagcctcatgctcatgatcatcatgCTGAAGCTGCAGTTGGGGAATGAATTCTGAGAATTCTTCGAACGATTCAGTGGCCCGTTGATCATCCGATATTTCCATCAGTAGCCCCTCAAGATCCCCAAAAGGGAGTTCAGTGCACGTATTCACCGCCATTACCATACCACGGCTGCTGGTTGTAGCATCTGCGACCTCAGATATGTTACCATCATCGCTGGGCCGACCTTGAGGATGGCCATGCTGAAGCGGAGCCTGTGAAGAAACCGGTGTCGAGAAATCCGACTGTGGTTCACTGTTTCCCAGATCATCTCCATTTTGCAACAGGaacacctcaagatccccaagctGGTCGTCCACTGTCATAACCCCAATCTGCTTGTCCACTGTCACACCCCCAATCTGCTCGACAACTGTCAAAACATCCCCAATCTGCTCGTCCACTGTCACGGCTCTAGGTAGACTGACGGCGATAGGGATGGGATCAGAGGGCAGCTcgcagtcgtcgtcgtcgtccagcCAGTCCTCCTCCCGGAAGGGCGCGCCGTACTGCTCGCCGTTCTTGGGGCCGACCCCGCTCTTCTCGAAGAGCTTGTAGAGGGCGTAGGACTCGCGGCACCGTGCGGGCGGCGGGAGCGCGTCGGCGAGGATGGTGTACTCGTGCATGACCCAGTCGGTGCGCTCCCCGCGCGGCGCGCGGCCGTGGTGGTAGACGAGCGTCTTCTTGTTCCCCACGGCGCGGCCGGCGTTGCAGATGGAGCGGTCCTTGCCCGTGGCCTTCCAGTAGCCGTCGGCGGTGGTGCGGCTGGCGCGCGAGCCGTTGGGGTACTTGCGGTCCAGCCGGCTGCAGAAGAACCACTGCTTGTCCCCCGTCCGCAGCGCCGACCTCTCTGCTCCACCATAAAATCGAGGTCAGGAGGGGCGGAGGGAGGGAGATCGGCGGGAGAGGCGAAGGTGCGGGTCGGGGGGCACGTACcggggaggtgggaggggtgggACTTGTAGACGTCGACGTCGGCGAtgtagggggaggggcggccggcggcgacccggcgCTTGAGGAAGAAGAGGACGAGCTCCTCGTCGGTGGGGCTGAAGCGGAAGCCCGGCggccagcgcggcggcggcggcggggtctccATCTCGGCGGCCGGCGCGGAGGCGGTCGAGGGGGGTGGGGGGATGGGTTGGTGGTGGACTTCGGCTCGCCCTGGGGAGAGAGAGTTTGCCGGGtcaacttggtgctccggctcgGGTTAATAAGGGTACGCGGGCCCTCCTGCGGTTTACGAGGCTTCGTGGCAGCTTCGTGCGCTTGCTTCGCGGGGCCCAAAGGCTGAAACTCGCGGTGACGCGCAAGCGTGGCCCGACACGGCCCTACCGGCCAGTGACACATCACGCACGAATGAGGCAATTTCACCGAAAATTACATGTGAATGAGGAGATGCAATTTTTGGAGAACGATTGGCGGGGACGCGTCATCGGGACCATGAACGAGGAAGAAAAAGCTCAAGGTTTGTTGATAGTATATATACTATTAACTGAACGACTCAACAATCCTAGCTctaaacattttcaaaaaaattctttttttttgaACTGGAACAGTGTCAACATTTGACTAATAGCAGTTCTTTTCTAGCAACGTGACTATTTTGACCATGTTGCATAGGGTGACCAAATCAAGTTAGTCGAGCATGCCGAGATGAGTACAATCATTTTAGGATTAAAGTGTTTGGGATGTGAAGCTGCCTTTTGAGGATTAAAGTGTTTCTTTGGCCGGTCCTAGAAAGGAGCATTCCCACAAGTGATGTTCTTTTACATAATGGGGGCAAGTGTGCAGAGGAATGCCCTTTCTGTGGGTGTCATGAATCGATCGCCTCTTTTTCACGTCCCGAATTGGTAGGTATGCTTTTGGTAACATCGTGAGTTGGACTCTGAATATCCCGGGAGGATTCATATAGATGGATGGATGTTTCAATGCATGGTCAACAAAGTTTCGGGGCGTGAAGAATAAATTAATGACCGAGTGACCGTGGGGATGATGACAGTGTTCTTGATGTAGGCGATTGAGAGGTCAAGTGCTCATTATTAATGTGTTATACATTTTTTGATATTTTTAGCTTATGACTACTATTAGCCTGTGTGTTTGTGACATGGGACAACTGGTGAAATTATTGGACCAAAAAATCCTACGCATACGCaggatctatcatggtgatgcatagcaacgagaggggagagtgttgtctacgtaccctcgtagaccgaaagcggaagcgttataacaacgcggttgatgtagtcgtgcatcttcacgatccgaccgttcctagtaccgaagatacggcacctccgcgatctgcacacgttcagctcggtgacgtcccacgaactctcgatccagctgagtgtcgagggagagcttcgccagcacgacggcgtgatgacggtgatgatgaagctaccagcgcagggctttgcctaagcactacgacgatatgaccgaggtggattatggtggaggggggcaccgcacacggctaagacagttgtctgttgtgttctagggtgcccctgcccccgtatatgaagatgcaagggggaaggccggccggccctagggcgcgccaaggagtggaggagtcctcctagtaggagtaggactccctgagggagtcctgaactaaggggtcctcgagcgtccggcctgttggacatgggcctgactgatgggctgtgaagatacaagaccgaagactctcacccgtatccggttgggactctccttggcgtggaaggcaagcttggcaattcggatatgaagattcctttctctgtaaccgaccttgtacaaccctagtcccctctggtgtctatataaaccggagggtttagtccatagggacaatcataatcatacaggctagacttctagggtttagccattacgatctcatggtatatcaactcttgtaatactcatattcatcaagatcaatcaagcaggaagtagggtattacctccatagagagggcccgaacctgggtaaacatcgtgtcccatgtctcctgttaccatcgaccttagacgcacagttcgggaccccctacccgagatccgtcggttttgacaccgacattggtgctttcattgagagttccacagtgacgtcgaagataggattgatggctcgccttgttatcaaggacagtatcacctccggaggagccctggcctcaagacaaacctccggctgggcggctttaccatgaccacccgttcggccgttaagccgacgatgacttctcgggtcatcgaaaatcgcctccgtgttgactccgaatactccacacggatggatccgacggagttgtcgtctttgaacgaactcctggattgcatcaccgccttgggggtcgctacaaactacgatcggattgggcttaaacccgatcagagagaaatcaaatctccaccgatcacccatcagatagcggtagttgaGGAGCAAAACGAtgactcttcctctatattgaggacgaactatgttcggattttcgagctcgaagagccggatacctgtccgcggAGCAACAAGGCATGTCCTCCGAATCTAGAATCGGATGGTGGACCTGAAAAAccggttgatatcccggagcccgaacttttAAGCTCGGAAGtctctcaaactccggatcccaaatcgggtcagggttcggatttaaatccacccacccacccagatatacgcgATCTCATGTGCCCACGACAGCattctcaggaaacagtccatcacttttgggccagattcctccttgtcaaagacaaggttaaagattgctacgacgaagacgcgatctcagcattctgcaataattgcacggacgaaggaatcctcaacgccatcaaccgccgtcgcgtatCACACTTcgttgacttggcaaccatagtacagaagtactgcgcaatggaaagcgcttggaaaactcaggcagctcgttgggaaccaccggcttccactcaacccctcgtccgggcAAAAAGGACGCACCCTCGCGGGGCGCCcgacccaatagtaaagaaatcaaagcccattatggggcacagaaccgttctggaaggatggctcgataggccatgcaaaatacacacaacgcaGGATACCATActaacccatagccttagagcatgttggatactctggcaagcggccaagagcggcaaggatatcctcaccaaaaataccccaaAGCAACACCCCCCGAAGGATGACGACCTCagcgtattgacagtcttcgagaccttcgcttcAAACAACCAGCGCAAAAGGGccttccgcgacctcgccgaagtctgccaagtcgcagcaataaacccttggaacgacacggccataactttcaatgccagtgacgaaccaaaattccggacagtccgggcaccagccgccctggtcctcaatccaattgtggacggttttcggctcaccaaagtgctcatggacggcggcagtggactaaacctcatctacgaggatacactcatcaaaatggaaatagacaggagccgtatcgagcaaagtagcacgaccttccgaggaatcaatcccagtcgggaagcacgatgcgcgggaaaaatcacactcgacgtggtattcggcacgccgaagaattattggtccaaagagataaccttccaagtggcccctttcaaaagcggatatcacgccctgttggggcgagatgcatttacacgcttccaagctatacctcattacgggtacatgaagctaaagatgcccgggcccaatggcattatcactcttgccagtgatccggacatatcacttcgcgccaaaaacaaaaccacatctctggccctcgaggcactgtctgaagccctcgcggccgaagagttaaccacactacgctccacggtggatagggacgacgtaatcctggacaaacgacccaaatcaacctcctttaaaccagcagatgaaatagtcaaatttcaagtccacccgacggaccctaagaagacagcatccatcggggcacagctggacccaacagCCGACGCCGcgctatgatacgtctccgtcgtatctacttttccaaacacttttgcccttgttttggactctaacttgcatgatttgaatggaactaacccagaatgacgctgttttcagcagactttccatggtgttatttatgtgcagaaacaaaagttctcgaaatgacctgaaactccacggaacgtatttttggaaaatattaaaaatactggaagaagaatccacgtcaaggggcccacaccctgtccacgagggtgggggcgcgcctgcccccctgggcgcgccccctgcctcgtgggccccctgacgctccaccgacctcaactccaactcaatatattcacttttggggagagaaaaatcagagagaaggattcatcgcgttttacgatacggagccgccgccaagccctaaaacctctcaggagggttgatctggagtccgttcggggctccggagaggggaatccgtcgccatcgtcatcatcaaccatcctccatcaccaatttcatgatgctcaccgtcgtgcatgagtaattccatcgtaggcttgctggacggtgatgggttggatgagatctatcatgtaatcgagttagttttgttagggtttgatccctagtatccactatgttctgagattgatgttgctatgactttgctatgcttaatgcttgtcactagggcccgagtgccatgatttcagatctgaacctattatgttttcatgaatatatgtgagttcttgatcctatcttgcaagtctatagtcacctactatgtgttatgatccggcaaccccgaagtgacaataatcgggaccactcctggtgatgaccatagtttgaggagttaatgtattcactatgtgttaatgctttggtccggtactctattaaaaggaggccttaatatcccttagtttccattaggacccgctgccacgggagggtaggacaaaagatgtcatgcaacttcttttccataagcacgtatgactatattcggaatacatgcctacattatattgatgaattggagctagttctgtgtcaccctatgctatgactgttacatgatgaaccgcatccggcataattctccatcaccgatccaatgcctacgagcttttcacatatagttctccgcttatttacttttccgttgctactgttacaatcactacaaaacccaaaaatattacttttgctatcgttaccgttacttccatattactttgctactaaatattttgctgcagatattaagttatctaggtgtggttgaattgacaactcaactgctaatacttgagaatattctttggctccccttgtgtcgaatcaataaatttgggttgaatactctaccctcgaaaactgttgcgatcccctatacttgtgggttatcaagactattttctggcgccgttgccggggagcatagctctattctttgagccacttgggatttatatctgctggtcactatgaagaacttgaaagacgctaagacaaaaatttatccctcaactacgaggggaggtaaggaactgccatctagctctgcacttgattcaccttctattttgagtaagcttgcgacgcataaacctgcttctgctattcattctgatatgtcgcatgttattgatgatgccacttctgctatgcatgatacttatgatgaaactacttctatgcctgatactactatgccacttggtgaatttcttgatgaacaacttgctagggctagagagaatgaaattatcgaaactgataatattgatgatagtgatgatgaagactctccccctaataaatatgaattgcctgttgtgcctgagggttatgttttggatgaagaatctgctagagccattcttgcttgcaatgatagaagtgatcttaagaaattattagctaaatggaagcagcgatctcttaatgctagaatgaaacctgaccctgcttttgctacttcacctatctgtgttactgataaggattatgaattctctattgatcctgatataattactttggttgaatctgatcctttttatggctatgaatctgaaactgttgtggcacatcttactaaattaaatgaaaTAGCTACCCTgatcactaatgatgagaaatctcgctacctttatatccttaaaatatttccgttctcattaaagggtgattctaagatatggtttaattctcttgatccgggttgtgtgcgtagtccccaggatatgatttattacttctctgctaaatatttccctgctcataagaaacaagctgctttaagggatatatataaattttgtgcaaattaaagaagagagtctcccacaagcttgggggaggcttctccaattacttaatgctttgcctgatcatcctcttaagaaaatgaaatacttgatatcttttataatggactacccgatgcttccagagagtacctggatagttgtgctggttctgttttcagggaaagaacaccggatgaagctgaaattctattaaataatatgttgaccaatgaaaataattggacacttcctgagccaattcctgagcctattcccaaaccaactccgaagaaaagaggtgttctatttctcagtcctgaagatatgcaagaggcaaagaaatctatgaaagaaaagggtattaaagttgaagatgttaagaatttacctcctattgaagaaatacatggtcttaatttaccgcctgttgaagaaacatatgatcttaatccatcacctattgaagaaactcatggtcttgataacccgacacaagtagtaaaggtaaattctctctatagatttgatgaaggtgatattcctcactataagtctgctagacaatgcttagaagagtttgataattttattgtcaaacaagaaaacttcaatgcttattttagtagacaattgaaatacaattccgatacgcttgaatacttgggtgattatatgtctagagttaaaggtgaacttaaactcattagtaaacatgcttctatggttaccactcaagtagaacaagtacttaaagctcaaaatgatttgctcaatgaattgaatagtaagaataatgattatgctattagaatggctactagaactggtaaaatgactcaggaacctttgtatcctgaaggccatcctaagagaattgaacaagattctcagagaaataatattgaggcacctagtccttctaaaaggaagacaaagaaaaatgataggactttgcatgcttctagtgaacctattgctgaaccacctgagaatccaaatgatatctctatttctgatgctgaaacacaatctggtaatgaacatgaacctagtgataatattaatgaagatgttcatgatgatgctcaacctagtaatgataatgatgtagagattgaacctgctgttgatcttgataattgaaagaacatgcggtgcccccatgtttggttttggtaattgatgacaatctctatggactaatggttgccttgagttatatttgaaggatttgtccataggcatttcttgaagtccatgtgttggtttcaaggagtttatgtggttaccaaggtgttattaaggaattatccaaagattggtcatgtgagagtagagcttattgcaagcatgtcttgaagaagaagattgtgtgatcattcatgtttatcttcaagacatcatccaaatgaagagagttggaaagagtcaaggttgatcaagactaagtcaagagtgaatcaagttgatcaacacacaaagcgcacaagatgtaccgagagggatcaagcgatcccatggtgtggtaagcattgtcaattacgctttgtgtactaacccatgatcttcgtgagagttctttgtggggttaggttgcggtgtgcaagttcaagtgaagcatcatgaagagatcaaatgcttgaagcttgccgtccattgtggcgacaatggacttgtgaagatattgcggtgtgcaagttcaagtgaagcatcatgacgagatcaaatgcttgaagcttgccgtccattgtggtgacaatggactggtgaagatgtgcggaagagtggctcacccatagtggagtatgggggagcaatcaactagtcttcatcgagccaactcaaccaagaaaggtggtccaacttgagggagtcaagatcgtcatcatctagctaaagtggaccatgtgcaaggcaaaggtttgctcttgataggttttctattttaccggtctcatgatggtagttgggagaccgggttataggatcgattgccgtactatcaaggggggctctcgatgagtagcttgatcgtatcgttcatagagagctcaaaccattgcatccttgcatcatctttgttggttcttgtttggttcttctctttgtgagttttggagcttatggtcatcttgatgacaagctcgagttcatcgaaaacggagttcactcgcatcttctatgatgttttcgatgttggaggttatgccggttcttctcggttggaggtttcactcctctatttgttggctactcatcgtcttgtatccaacaaggttgagtttgctcaattcagagctcatatgaagaagttatggcagttctggttttctccctgcggtagtaccgcggccagagcggcagtaccgcttatcgccccaagcggtagtaccgctgtccaaagtggtagtaccgcctatggccataagcggtagtacgactacggttccgcgctggtaccgcctcgattttgggtcttgcatttttcgtgtcgagttttgcagtagttgcacgaCAGTAAGGCACGacagttccgcctataagcggtagtaccgccccgatgggcggtagtactgcctgtaagcggtagtaccgctccggtcgggcggtactaccgctactgcatttttggtcccgtgttctgctcctccagcggtagtaccgctggggtgcgcggtagtaccgcttataagcggtactaccgccccaaggttcatgtttggttgctccttttccctgcttcttccgccagagcggtagtaccgctcgtggagcggtagtaccgctcgtgtgcgggctgagcacataacggttggatttttccccttctataaaagggggtcttcttccccaatgaaccttatcctttgagctcgtgttcttcccccattgttgaccttcttcgagcttgctaactcccaatccctccatggattcttgctagtttttgagggaaaagagagaggagatctagatccacagttccaccaatcactttctcctctatgtgaggggaaccccgtggatctagatcttggagttcttggtgttctccttcttgttcttcctctcattttcctccctagcattagttgcttcggtgggatttgagagagaaggacttgggcactccgtgtgcccttgccattgcatttggtgcatcggtttgagttctccacggtgatacgtggaagttacaagttgagaagcttattactcttgggtgcttggtgcccttgagcttgttcctcttgggtgcttgggcgccctagacggttggtggtgttcggagctcaatcattgtggtgtaaagctctgggcaagcgtcggggtctccaattaggttgtggagatcgccccgagcaatttgacgggtaccggtgaccggccccaagggttgccaaagtgtacgggttcggtgaccgcccccaagggttgccatttgtacgggttcggtgaccgcccgcaagggtcccttagtggaatcacggcatcttgcattgtgcgagggcgtgaggagattacggtggccctagtggcttcttggagagcattgtgcctccacaccgctccaaacggagattagcatccgcaagggtgtgaacttcgggatacatcgtcgtctccgcgtgcctcggttatctcttacccgaaccctttacttatgcactttactttgtgatagccatattgtttcttgtcatatatcttgctatcacttagttgt
This window of the Triticum aestivum cultivar Chinese Spring chromosome 5D, IWGSC CS RefSeq v2.1, whole genome shotgun sequence genome carries:
- the LOC123121969 gene encoding uncharacterized protein; the encoded protein is METPPPPPRWPPGFRFSPTDEELVLFFLKRRVAAGRPSPYIADVDVYKSHPSHLPERSALRTGDKQWFFCSRLDRKYPNGSRASRTTADGYWKATGKDRSICNAGRAVGNKKTLVYHHGRAPRGERTDWVMHEYTILADALPPPARCRESYALYKLFEKSGVGPKNGEQYGAPFREEDWLDDDDDCELPSDPIPIAVSLPRAVTVDEQIGDVLTVVEQIGGVTVDKQIGVMTVDDQLGDLEVFLLQNGDDLGNSEPQSDFSTPVSSQAPLQHGHPQGRPSDDGNISEVADATTSSRGMVMAVNTCTELPFGDLEGLLMEISDDQRATESFEEFSEFIPQLQLQHDDHEHEAWPNANMEEISVADYATSNGVVDASGCTVTELPYEDIEGLLLQLENDQGNVQPLADFSTPVPRHEFHQVGSGDFHGCHGATFNSVDPSSAVQENRDLDPRSEPSNQITQSALTNMPLNWETDCTEETSALRSVSGLASYDGQDAEEEFLEINDFLDPEDVGQSMNCTATEHLISASNGMFDSLEFADASMFLPGSFDTAGVATENQFGYLGDSGSQNQGFQYTSESWTHNQVALNVRNHMNHNHVVFSHASGTANFHTVNEQPHNLSPADSQSWFNSAVSALLDAVPANPALAAENNVLNRTLQRISSFRSEQAPKEEASAPVIQVRRRGAGLISVSLLVLLAAIMWTFAAGTGYAIKFCKGLWKSSST